A window of Hevea brasiliensis isolate MT/VB/25A 57/8 chromosome 14, ASM3005281v1, whole genome shotgun sequence contains these coding sequences:
- the LOC131172945 gene encoding uncharacterized protein LOC131172945 — protein sequence MMTRAQLRRYFGNVAFVSQIEPKCFEDAQNDESWILAMQEELNQFERNKVWNLVPKPKDHSIIGTKWVFRNKMDEKGNVVRNKARLVAQGYNQEEGIDFDETFAPVARIEAIRMLCAFACYKDFMLYQMDVKSAFLNGYIDEEVYVAQPPGFENHEHPNHVYKLTKALYGLKQAPRAWYERLSKFLLQNDFQRGKVDTTLFVKKHHNDMLIVQIYVDDIIFGATNESLCKKFSKIMQNEFEISMMGELTFFLGLQIKQMKDGIFINQSKYIKDMLKKFKMEDLKSMGTPMSSTIKMDNDEKGKESPVAAVASSSSSASDDILVATLQKKLKGKKHLPESKSTSGSSNPSKAVEPTVPTPEKKKKQKMRGIDTQRKMGAVKSSGSVDKALLDYKFIKWEYFNQVNFQFKELFEFQGWMDVCECTNEYYPRLVQDFYRTLRTVDDEDKFEVVLNDSVYGVSVELIATALNLPNDGNKISTHKDVARVAGFNLVEFENEVFPANTATNEKSTSTKAIQHIKIIHKLNVNVSKESSRTDLIVLREIHSDTDGRKKRFEKGGSSSAKVGSDSTSEFLSEIQGLKAAVNDQFSSTHQSIELL from the exons atgatgactagagcacaattgagaagatattttggtaatgttgcttttgtttcacaaattgaacctaaatgttttgaagatgctcaaaatgatgaaagttggattcttgccatgcaagaagaactaaatcaatttgagagaaataaagtttggaatttagtgcctaaaccaaaagatcattcaattattggtactaaatgggtttttagaaacaaaatggatgaaaaaggaaatgttgttaggaacaaagctagactagtggctcaaggctacaaccaagaggaagggattgattttgatgaaacctttgctccggttgctagaattgaagctattagaatgttgtgtgcctttgcatgttacaaggattttatgctttatcaaatggatgtcaagagtgcatttttaaatggttatattgatgaggaagtgtatgttgcacaacctccaggctttgaaaatcatgagcatccaaatcatgtttataaacttactaaagctttatatggtttaaaacaagctcctagagcatggtatgaaaggcttagcaaattccttttacaaaatgattttcaaagaggcaaagtggatacaacactttttgttaagaagcatcataatgatatgctcattgtgcaaatttatgttgatgatataatttttggtgctactaatgaatcgctttgcaagaaattttctaagattatgcagaatgaatttgaaataagcatgatgggtgagcttacattcttccttggacttcaaattaagcaaatgaaagatggcatcttcataaaccaatcaaagtacatcaaggatatgctaaagaaatttaagatggaagatttgaagagcatgggcactcctatgagttcaacaattaaaatggacaatgatgaaaaaggtaaagaa TCTCCTGTTGCTGCGGTTGCTTCGTCATCCTCATCAGCCTCCGACGATATCCTTGTCGCCACATTACAAAAGAAATTGAAAGGGAAGAAACACTTACCTGAATCGAAATCAACTAGTGGGTCTTCCAACCCATCCAAGGCAGTCGAACCTACTGTACCGAcgccagaaaagaaaaagaagcaaAAAATGCGAGGGATTGATACCCAACGCAAAATGGGCGCCGTCAAATCTTCGGGCTCAGTGGATAAAGCACTGCTAGATTACAAATTTATCAAATGGGAGTACTTTAatcaggtaaattttcaattcaaagaactttttgagtttcaaggatGGATGGATGTTTGTGAATGTACAAATGAGTATTACCCTAGACTTGTTCAAGATTTTTATAGGACTTTAAGAACAGTTGATGATGAAGACAAATTTGAGGTTGTTTTGAATGACAGTGTATATGGTGTCTCTGTTGAATTGATAGCTACGGCTTTAAACTTgcctaatgatggaaataaaatttccacacataaggatgttgctagggTGGCAGGATTTAATTTGGTTGAGTTTGAAAACGAAGTGTTCCCTGCCAACACTGCCACAAATGAAAAGTCCACTAGCACAAAAGCTATTCAACATATCaaaatcattcaca agctaAATGTAAATGTCTCTAAGGAAAGCTCTAGAACTGATTTGATTGTGCTCAGAGAAATTCACTCTGACactgatggaagaaagaaaaggttTGAAAAGGGTGGTTCTTCCTCAGCTAAGGTTGGTTCTGATTCGACAAGTGAATTTTTGAGTGAGATTCAAGGGCTAAAAGCTGCTGTTAATGATCAATTCAGTTCAACCCATCAGTCCATTGAACTTTTATGA